The window TTCTCAGTTGTCAGCATCAGCTCatgttaaaaaaggaaaagcctaTTTCCAGTTTCTTTGAAGGTGACCATGGCCTTTGGACTCAGCTGGGAAACTGCCATGTGCTACAAtgtctgctccctgctccctctcagAAAACCTTGAGAGAAGCCTCCACCTTggtctgtggggtttttttaaacactaaTCCAACACTCTGCTACTAAGTGTTTAATTATTAGGATTGTGAAATACAACAACACCTAAGGCATTAATAGAAGGAATTAATTATAACCCTCTCAGTATGTGGTTTCCCCTTCACTTATAAAATCTCTTGTCATTTATCTGTCCTTTAAGTGACTTCTTGTAAAACCTTAATCAGGACAAATGGATGtttcagagggaagaaaatgaccccaaactggCACAGGAAGATTTGATTAAAACTCACAGTCCTTCTGTGGCAGCCCAAAGATCCCAGGGGATCCCATTGCTCAGCAGAGTGGATGAAACAGCAGACAGGGAAGAGCTTTCTGCCTGAGACAAAAAGACTTTATCACTGACGTGCTGACATCCCCTTTCTGTAGGACCAGCCTGTGATCAGTGTCTCTTGTTTCCTTTAAAACTCAGTGCCAGAACTTTGGTTCCAGCCCGATTAATTTCCCCTTTACTGATTGTGTGTCATTTGCTTTTAAGTAAGATCTTTATAAACGAGGCAAAACAAAGACAGAGATGAAGATTGTGCAGAGATAAACATTTGTGCTGCTGGGACTCCCACTGGcttgggcacagcaggggccaGAAGTAATGGGGGTTCACAGGAGTCCTGATTAGACCCCTCACTGTCAACAGGTAATTGAAACACTCCAGCAGTGGGAAAACAGCAAGCCATGGAGGTACTTAGCTTAAAGCAGACCCTGAATGAGCCAGAGGCTTCACACAGTCCCTGTCCAGTGGGAATGAGCCAAGCCTGGGCTGGGGCCGTGGGTAACACACAGAGAGCACTCAGGGCCATTCCTGGCTGATCCTGGGGGCTCTGCTCGACTTCTCTGCCTGGCTTGGGCATAGAAAGCACCAGCAGAGGGGCCTTGGGAGGAAACGAGGCACCTGCCTGTGCTAAAGGTGAGATCCCCAGCCCAGGCTTGCtgtggggcactgcagggatggtgtgGATGAAATCCACTGCtgtggggcactgcagggatggtgtggctggaatCCACTGCtgtggggcactgcagggatggtgtgGATGAAATCCACTGCtgtggggcactgcagggatggtgtgGATGAAATCCACTGCTATAGCACGCTGCAGGGATGGTGTGGATGAAATCCACTGCTGTGGGGCACTGCAGAGATGGTGTGGATGAAATCCACTGCTGtggagcactgcagggatggtgtgGATGAAATCCACTGCTATAGCACGCTGCAGGGATGGTGTGGATGAAATCCACTGCtgtggggcactgcagggatggtgtgGATGAAATCCACTGTTGtggagcactgcagggatggtgtgggtccagcagggacagagcatcctCCAGGAGAACCTCAGAAAGCTCCCTCAGTGATGGGACTCTGATGGCTCTCCCATGGagacagggcagcagcagctgtgagagccaagctggggcagctggggtggCATGGCAATATTCACTGTGAGGTGTGGCACAGGTGaacctgctgcctccagctcttccctcttGGTTTGTCTCCTGGATTCCCTCCCATGGTTGAGAGCCACTCACTGAGCAGCTGCCTGCAATAGTGCCTTGAAAGTGTGATTGCTGCAAATGTGTGATGTAGGGGAGAAAAGTGCTGGTTTATGCCTCATTTTCACTTCTTAGTAATCATTGCTCCTCATGAAAGCCTCTAAATAAAACTTTTTGATTGTAGTAGTTTGTTAGTGAAGCTGTTCCTCATCAGCCTAGGCCTCCCTTCTGCCAAACTCCTCTAAAACCTTACTGGTGTCTCAAGCAGAAGTTTCTAGTTTTTAAAACAATGGGAGATTAATAATCTAATTTAGGTTTCCTTCACTCCCCTTTGAGGAAAAATGTCAACTCAAACCTAATGCACAGATGGAGAAAGAAGCAATTGTCACATGGAGCTGTCACACAGACTCAGTGCTGGAGTTTTGCTGTGCTCCAGATCCCCCCAGCTGATGTATGACAGATTTCCTGTCCCTGTGTTGACAACAGGATTCATACCAGCTTTCAGCAGTTTGAGTGGTTACTTGGGTGTTTGTACCATGTTTTGTCATTCCTACATAAAAGTATTCAGTGATCATTAACAGGAGTTCAAGTGTCACATCACCAAATTACTGACTGCAAATgctgagggagaaaaaggaggaatatTTTTGGCCAGGTAGCTGCATAAAAGACAGGGCTTGGTGGGAATTATGAATATAATGATACTTCAGTTATTACAGTGACAAAAGAGGATTTTGAACATCTAGATCCATTCTagaggtttctttttaattacagGAGCTGACTTAGAATTGCTGTGCATCTGTCCCTTATCTgtaaaatgaagattttaattatttgctgCTTCCATTACTGTTtgttcccagagattttgtacTGGTCTGATGTGACCCCAGCAGAGCACATTTCCCTCAGGTCTGCCCAAAAGGAATGGGCTAAAAGCTGCTGCAAAGGTCAACAATGTTGGTGAAAGGCAAGATACTCGTGCAGCACCATTGCTAAGTGCCACTCCTTGGTTTGCCACAGCTCTCTGTGTGACTGTGCTCAACtgagcagctccttcagcctaAATTTCTGCTCTTTAAAGTGTAAACATTGCATCTTTAACTCACAGTGGTGCTGGGAAACTGTGCCAGCTTAGTGTGTGCAAGTCTTCAAACCCCTGAAGAAGCTGAAACACTGAATGTTACCACCTGTGTGGGCACAACTGGGAGAACTTCCAGGGAACACTCTCATTCCCCAAGGAAGAGGGTTTCATTAAAACATGTTCTTGTCCCATGCAGAGAGAACTTTACCAACATTAGCAACCATGGGTCTGATCACATCTCAGGTTTGGGTGTGCTCCAAACCCAACAGGAGTTTGCACAAGCaatgagcacacagagcacttcCATGATTATTTTCAGCCTTGCCTAACTTTCAGAAGAAACAGCATAACTCTAATCTTACCAATATGGTTATTATCATCTGCAATAAAAATGTCACCTCAGGTATCAGCAGCACTGCTAAATCACTGGCCTGAATTGAAGTCTTCCATCTGGAGTTGTAAGTTAAGGACTGTTTATCACAGGAGTGATTTATTGTGTAAACAGATCTTGCTGCTGGCATTTAGGAGAACGTGGCTGCCACTCAGCCAAATTCTTTTATCACACTTGACTGAAGTTCCCAGCCTTGAATTATTAGTTAATAATATCCGAGCGAAAGCATAATTTATTGTTTGAGTAAACTTTGAAACATAAAAACAGTGTCTTAGCTCCCAGACTTAGTGCTTGCCTTAggcaaagcatttttcttttagcaCAAAATTGTAATAGAACAGGAGTAAGATTTGCAACTAATTCCAACACTTCCTGCATGTATAATTTACCTAATGGCAGAACACAATCTCCTGAGCTGTTCTTCCctcatttctgttttgtaaGACCAAAGGCCTTCATGAGCAGAGCTCAATCACACACAGTCAGACACGTTCAAACCTCAGAATTTAAAAGTAACACATCTGTGGTTTCCTGATAGGGAAATTTGATACCTTCCCTTTTTATAATTTCATCTGTTTtatcagcagggctgggggaaacACACGAGTTTCCCCCTCAGAGGCACTTGTGGCTAATTTAGAGCAGGAAGTTCTTTCATTGAAAGGAATAACCTCATCTGACAACAATTCCTTAGCTTTTAGGGTATTATTTACAGCAGTGCCATGATACCAACAGCCAGCAGATGCCAGCACACACACGAGCACCAAAAGTGCCTCTTTCATGCTAAAGGAGGGATGGTGCATGTGAGAAATGAAGCCCAGTCCTCAAAATTTTAGGAGTTAAATAAGGGCTAATAAGGAACAGATCAGTAATGCAAAAGTAACAGTTCTGGGTGcatggcagcagccagaggcacCCCCAATTCTTTAGCAAGCAGTCCTTGATACTGTTGAATTGCTTTACCTCCCCAAATGCCTGCGCTTTATTGGAGCCCATTtaccacagctctgcctcaggcTGCCCCAGCATTGTGGCCACAGCTACAGTCTCAGGACTCCTCCTGATGCCACTTCAGACttggttttctgcttttatggCATTCTGTTATCTGCCTGGGCTGTTTTGGACttaagcagcacagaatctgaaaaatacaaaagctaaaacctgaggcatcaataCATTTTGCAAGAGCAGTCATGTCTTGTGATCCATCTTCTGCAAGTCTGCTTACATCCTGTGATAGCCTTGCTTCATGCACAATTTTAGTTATACTGTTCACAAAAGCAATTACAATTTGCACTGTATCTATAAAGCAGTTACTTTTTTTTACAGTTATAATAATTTGCAAAAGCAAATTTATAATAGTGAAAGCCAACTGTTCCATAGCAGATTGTAACAGTGCAGAGCTGTCCCAAGTGTGTGAACCCAGAGGAGAAGTGAACTTTCTCCTTGATGTTTCATTGTAATATGTAAAGAATATAAAATGTGGCACTGTACTAAACTTAATCTTGGATTTAAAGAGGGCACTTACTGGAGAAAGGACTATACACTGGTCTAGCAGATAGCTGCCTTCTCTCTCCAAAACTTATTTCCATATGGAACTCTGCCTGGAATTTCAAGCCTAGTTTGATctagggttttttccctttgcataCTGAATTGAGGATCCTTAATATCAGATCTTCTATTTGTGTCAGTGTCAAAATCCCCCCACCACCTCTGCACGGTGAAACCTTGAGACACGTCAGGTTTTTGGCTGCCCACATgaaacagagcagggaggaagagTGAAAGATCAGGTACTGCAGATGCTGCAAACACTGCAATCCCTTCAAACACAGATGGTTCTTTTTGCTGAAATTGTCACTGCTCCTGACAAAAGCCTTTGCAGCACCACAGTCACTTCTGACATTAACTGAGTGATGGAGATCACTTCTGACAGATCTCTTCCAGAGGAGAAAACATTGGGCCCAGAGtgttcaaaaaatcatcaggcAATCCTCACTGCAAACAGAGATGGAGCAGGGGGAGTTTCTGGGCTCTAACTCTCCTTCCTCAGTGTATCTGCAGGGTTCACAGGTGTCCCCATAATCTTCCAGGGTGCTTTGGTAGCACATTTTCtaaagaagggaagaaacaaTGCAAGTGCATACAAAAGCTCCTACTGCCCTTTGGCTGAAAACTCCAGACAAAAGCAGTTTAATAAGCAAATATGCCCTATTAGCTGTTAATTAGCAGTTATGACCTCAGTTTTGGCAGTCATGCCTGTTACCTGGAACACAAGTGAGTTGAGCTCACCCAGATGAGCTGATGCTGAATCTCACAACCTGACAGGCCATGAGACACACTGCACACTCAGCTTCTCCTACCCAGAATCCAGTCCAGTTTGCCAACTCCATTccagactctggcaagaatccAGTCCGGGTTTTCCTTTTTGCCAAATCCATTCCAGACCCTGGCCAGAAATCTGGTCCAGATTTTCCTTTTTGCCAACTCCATTCCGGACTCCAGCCATAATCCGGTccgggttttctttttttgctgacTCCATTCCATACTCCAGTCGTAATCCAGTCcgggtttttcctttttccgaCTCCATTCCGGACTCCGGCTGGAATCCAGTCCGGGATCTCCCGCACCCTGGATCCCGGATGGAATTGcccaaaatgaaggaaaattccGTATTTTTCTGGCTTCCCGTGGCCAGCAGGATCCGGGATGTGCTGAGCCACCCCCTCCACCCGACAGCACAATATTGGAATTCTCCCCAAGAAAATTCAGTGGTGCCATCTTGAGAAAGAAATACAAGTCAGTAACAAACAGGGCAGTATCTCACTTTTATTGTAGCAAATATACGGGACCTTTGAATGACAAGATCACTTTCCCAAGGAATCACTAGCAAAAATACCCACAAAAAGTTCAAATAAATAAGAATACATGAATATCAACATCAAAAGCTGGTCTGCAAATCCTCAGTTAATCAAGTTCAGTCCTTCCAGCATGgtctgtttatttttcagatgaaaaCCCACTAATGCAATGGGAGCAAAAAAGGCTCAATACCTTTAAAATAAGGCAAAAAATAGTGCATTCTAGGCAATTTCATACTGTAGAAATTTTATGTATCAGCCCCAAAAAAGCACATACTGGCTGAAAAAACTGTCAAAATTCTCTCAGAATTCTAACAAGATCCTTTAAATAGCAAATATAACGTCAAAGTTACCTGAAACAATGAATGAATCACAGAAAGGACATGaacagtgacaggatgagggcAGATCTCAGAGTCTGGAGTCAAACAGGACAGCTCAGCCCAATGGAATCAGcacatccctccctgcagcattATCCTGCTGTATCCAACTGAAAACGAGGTGGGAAAATTACTGCCCTCAGCACGAGATGCAAGcaatgaagagaaaaggaacatggcaaaagaaaaacaatattgctttaaatattaaatatttaaattttaaaggaaaacagttTATGCACATTAGAGTGAAATTCTGTTTCTTCACATCTTCTAACAGGGTCATTTCACTGAGAATAACTGAGTTGTTCAAAGTTTATACTCATGCAACTTGAAGCAGAGTCTGGCTGTTTATTTGAAGTACAACCTGAGCATATTTGTTCTGTAGGTAATACTGCAGAACAATAAACCTTTACATTCTctagcaaaaaaataaatcactgttTAAATATCTCACATCACAGTAATCTGTTCTTCTTCAAGAATCATCACCAGTGCTAAGCTTAGATCCACATGATCATATTGCTAAACCTTGTATAAAAAAGGCTAATAGCCACACAAATACGGTGCTGGGGAAGTATCTTAAGTAATTAATCTTAAACTGAATGTGTTTGATGGAATaaatttttctgctctgttcagAAGTGCTTCTAAAGACAGTATCCAGCaatacaaaatgaaagaaatataaacCACAGTCCTCTTCATAAAAGGAGCTCTTTTCATCTGTAGGCCCAGAACACAGTGAAGTTAAAACAGAAACAGGACAAAATCCAGCCCTTGGAGGTCTGCTCAGCCAAGAGCTGCTTGTCGAGGCAAACACAGAATTTCTCTGTCTGTGTATGAACAAAGACAAGCATGTCAACAGTACCAAATCAATGACAGAAATTAGACTGTTGTGATTACCACGGGAGACAAACCAACCTGGCCAGATCTCAGGTGGAGCCCAGTGATGAACAAGTTTTCAGACTTCTTTAAAGTGCCATCACCACCTCCACCTGCTTCCCTTTTTAGTCTCCAATGACAGACTGGTGTCCATAAGATGACAAACATTACATTCTAACTTTCCTACCTCTGTGACAAAAGACTTTTCCCAGTGCCAATCACCTTTGCTGTGGTCACAGCTGGTTGAAATGGAGTTTATTTATTCTTAGAGAAGGGATCATGCAAAATGTGCCTGTATCTACATGCTCTCCTTACAACCCAGGAAAGCTTCAATTTAGAAAATTTAGCATCCAGCAATATTCAATGCTATAACAACATGCTAACTTATTTACTGCAtctaacagaattttttttaaaaaatgttattctGATTATTGCCTGGATCCTGCTCACCTCAGGTTTGGAGCTTGTAACAGTGAACTAGAACAGTGCATTAAAATCCTGATTATTGGCAAAGCAGCTCTTCTGTTTTTCACTACTGCTCATGTGAATCAGGAAAACTTGGCTAAGGCAGGCTTGCAGAATTTGGCCAGAGCTTGAAATACAAGCACTGGGTGCAGGAACCTTTCATctaaaaaagctgaaatacagGAGGCTGGACCAAAACAAAAGGgtgaaacagcagcactgggatgcGCTggtcctctgcagctgctggtgttcAGTCCCATCCTGAGTGCCACCACACCTCTGACACAGCCACCCCCTCTGCTCTTTGAGCATCTCAGATTCAGTTCCACTTGAATTGCATAGAGCTGAATGTACATGCAACTACAACTCTTATTAAGTGTAACTTTACAAATACTGATTCTGGACATGTCATACTGTCTGTTACATTCATTTCCTTTACCAATTCAAAATTTCACATTTGGTCTCCAGTagactaggaaaaaaaacactaaaaatatttcttaggcTATTCCTGAGCAATGTTTTTATGTACTGTAAAATACTCTACTTTATTACTACATCTCTTAATATTCTCACTTTTCAAACTACATATAAATTCATGCTTTGAAATTTTACAAAGCTGAAGATCTGGTAGGCACAATGAAAGATAGAAACAGCTAAGCATCTTAAAACCAAGATGAGCTCACCAAGAGAAGTGCAATTTAGCTATTTACATAATGTACTCTTTAGTATTTGCTACTTTTTCACTTTCTATCACAATGTGAAGGATCCTCTTGCAGAATCTGGTCCATCAGAGCTCAGCTCACTTCTCATGAAGATTGGGGCTGGTGGCTGAGGAGGAAAATACCTCACCAGCATTTTAAAGTGAAAGTTAAAAACATTCTTTAGAATTTCATCTTAACAAGATCCTGTCCCTGGCTGCGGTGAGTGATTTGAAATTGTAATAGACCAAGTGACACTTGAATATTCTCAGAACTGTCCTTTGTATTCTCCTGTATCTCACAGACACAAGAGAAGACAGAAGGCCCAAGAACAGGACCCAATCCTGTGCTGTACGATTTCCTTCTGCAGGACATTTCCCCATCTCACCTCCCTCAGCCTTAAGAAGCCAAGCAAGACTGGACCACAGGATAAATAAGAGTCATCTCAGATGACTAAAAATAGGTATCTTCTGTATCAAAATATATCTTTACTTGAACCTACAACGCCCTTTAAATTCTTCCCTTAAGAGTCTGTTTCTTATATTTAGAGGGGCCACCAGTTCTGAAAACTAGGCCACACAGTCTCTGCTAAAAGCCTTAGTTTGCATGACTCAAATATATCCATGTGCAATTTGAAATCTGGTCATTTCCcctaaatgacaaaaagcatcAAGGCCTACAAAACGAACTCCCAGGAAAGCTGTCTGTAAACACAGTGAAGATTCCAGGGTATAAAAATACACATTCCATTTTCTTAATCTGTCATTATTGACGCTGTCTGGTCCCTAATACTTTGTCTTAAAAAGAATTCtttctgcattaaaatatttcaaaacattatctccattcttcttcttctcaAAAAAATAATACCTGTGTTTCATCCAAAAAATCCAATTCATCATCTTCTGTGAAGAATTAGAGTTGACTTTGCATAGATAACAGGCtccattattttataaaaacaccaaaatcaAACCTGTCTTACAAAAAGCACATCTAGGCAGGGAGAAAGAGCATGGACCCTATTCCCTCATACCCAGCAGGGTAAATACAAGGAACGCTCAGCTGGTGCAGTCAGGACGTTCTACACTTCTCTAAACTTCACACTGTGCTATTGTTATCCTCACTGAgcaattataaatatttttgaggaAAGACCAATGGAAGACATTTGCcttcagagaaaacattttctgctggCTTAAGATCAAATCTATAGAAATGAACAGTGCTGACTCAGAACCACGTGCCAGGAACATTTTTCTCAGCATCTTcctatgaaggaaaaaaaggttctTCTGCACTGGCCAGATGCTTTCTAGCAGTCAACAAGCATCAACATTCACTGAAATTTGCGTGGTGTTTGCTTTGTgccatttgtttttattttcctgtccaCTGTTGTTTTTTTAGGAGGAACATAATTGCTGGCATTGCCATTTTTCTTTGGATTTGTACCCGTGTATGTTTTTAAGCCTTtgatgggagcagctgccccgtGGAATGCTGGGGTTTGCTTAGGGGGCCTGATGTTCCCAACActttggattttggagctgCTCTCGGGGGGCTGCAGATtgagaagctgctgctttgcagcTGGTTTCTTTCTCAGGTCCCTCCTTCCATCTCCAGTTTgcctctgaggagctgctgcagccccagctctctcaggaaCCTTCGGGGACCGCGCCTGGCGAGtctcctcagagcagggctctgccctgggacccaggcagctcctgggcagcctggcagccccttccaggggccctgcctgcctggggggcacagggctgagcaaggcttTGCCTTTCCCGGGGCTCTTGAGGCCACGGCTGGGGCCGGGGGCAGTCTGGGGCCGCCCTTTGGCGGCCCTGCCCCGCTCGCTCTGCACCGTCTGCATCTGCAGccactccagctgcagcaggcgCTCCAGGTACTTCTCCAGGGCTCCCGAGGGCTTGGGCCGGAACTCGGCTCTCCCTTCCACGTGGGCAAAGGTGGCCAGCTGCTTCAGGTCCCACGAGTTGAAAGGAGGGGGCAGGAAGTCGGGGTAGTAATATTCGGATTCTTTAAACCCCATTTCAGGGATGTGTTCCAAACAAAGCGGGTCGATTTCTTCAGCTCTGAGGATGAGTTCTGGTggagtgcagggagaggggggaaTGGGAATCCTTTCTGAGTCAGAGAGGTCACTGGCACTATCATCTTCAGCATCTTCTTTAATAATTTGCACTGATTCAAAATCAAGAAACATTTCACCTACGGATGCTTCTTGCCATTTTGAAGAGCCTGGACTGGCTCCAGCAATGTATTCTTCGTGATTCTTCCCCAACTGTTCCTTTTTACTGCAATAAAAATGCTGCACTGGGACATCCTTAGGCCTACAGAAGTTTTCTTGTGTGCTGCCCTTTGTGCCAGGGGGGAACCTGTGCAGGAAGGATTCGCTTTGATTTCTTTCTGGGGGACTCCTCTGCAGGAAATACTCATTTTGCCTCCTTTCTGGAGGACTCCTGTGCAGGAAAgattcatttttccttctttctgggGGACTCCTGTGCAGGAAGAATTCATTCTGCCTTCTTTCTGGAGGATTCCTGTGCAGGAAGAATTCATTCTGCCTTCTTTCTGGAGGACTCCTGTGCTGGAAAgattcatttttccttctttctggaGGACTCCTGTGCAGGAAGGattcatttttcattctttctggaGGACTCCTGTGCAGGAAAgattcatttttccttctttctggaGGACTTCTTTGCAGGAAGGATTCGTTTTGCCTCCTTTCTGGGGGACTCCTGTGCAGGAAGGattcatttttcattctttctggaGGACTTCTGTGCAGGAAGGATTCGTTTTGCCTCCTTTCTGGGGGACTCCTCTTTGGTCCTTGTGCACTGTGCAGTGAGCTGCAAACACTGGGGATcctaaaggaaaaggaagttcATCTCCTGTTAGAATGGTCAGTGCCTTTGAACAGCAGCTTACAAAGGTCTTGCCACCCCTTCAAGGATGGGCATCTCCACGACTGAAGCTAAAACTGGCACAGAAACTTGGTAATGAGGCAAAATCAATAATTGCTGGTAGAGATAACATTGCCTACTAAttgatttgttgttgttgggatttttttatggttttcccTGAGAACTCACTAAGCAGGATAGCAAGTTTCCATTTTGATAACTTAAATTGGTTGTTCTCATAAATGGTGAACTCTAAGCCAAATGCAGCTCCAACTTCATCACAATCATTTTGTCAACCAGTTTGAAATGACTAAGAATGAAACAGATAATCTTATCATAAAATTTACCTTTTTGACTGATTATTGCCATCCAGCTGGTTCCTTCCCTTCTTATAAACATTTGCTTGGTGACCATCTTGAGTGTCATGGGAAATCTGAAGGGATATGAAAGTTTGTGATGTTATTAAGAAGCTGACTTAGAGTAGGTAccatttttatgttaaaaaaggGGATTATTTACCTTTTCAATGGCACTTGAGACATTTTTGCCTAATCTTCCAGAAGG of the Molothrus aeneus isolate 106 chromosome 17, BPBGC_Maene_1.0, whole genome shotgun sequence genome contains:
- the FAM217B gene encoding protein FAM217B isoform X2, which produces MKTTKECNGKSHPSTKGLNKPISYVKSPSGRLGKNVSSAIEKISHDTQDGHQANVYKKGRNQLDGNNQSKRIPSVCSSLHSAQGPKRSPPERRQNESFLHRSPPERMKNESFLHRSPPERRQNESFLQRSPPERRKNESFLHRSPPERMKNESFLHRSPPERRKNESFQHRSPPERRQNEFFLHRNPPERRQNEFFLHRSPPERRKNESFLHRSPPERRQNEYFLQRSPPERNQSESFLHRFPPGTKGSTQENFCRPKDVPVQHFYCSKKEQLGKNHEEYIAGASPGSSKWQEASVGEMFLDFESVQIIKEDAEDDSASDLSDSERIPIPPSPCTPPELILRAEEIDPLCLEHIPEMGFKESEYYYPDFLPPPFNSWDLKQLATFAHVEGRAEFRPKPSGALEKYLERLLQLEWLQMQTVQSERGRAAKGRPQTAPGPSRGLKSPGKGKALLSPVPPRQAGPLEGAARLPRSCLGPRAEPCSEETRQARSPKVPERAGAAAAPQRQTGDGRRDLRKKPAAKQQLLNLQPPESSSKIQSVGNIRPPKQTPAFHGAAAPIKGLKTYTGTNPKKNGNASNYVPPKKTTVDRKIKTNGTKQTPRKFQ
- the FAM217B gene encoding protein FAM217B isoform X1, which gives rise to MGPGIQEYPLLLHRETQQKESHSHTNENHKGMVNNGKSHPSTKGLNKPISYVKSPSGRLGKNVSSAIEKISHDTQDGHQANVYKKGRNQLDGNNQSKRIPSVCSSLHSAQGPKRSPPERRQNESFLHRSPPERMKNESFLHRSPPERRQNESFLQRSPPERRKNESFLHRSPPERMKNESFLHRSPPERRKNESFQHRSPPERRQNEFFLHRNPPERRQNEFFLHRSPPERRKNESFLHRSPPERRQNEYFLQRSPPERNQSESFLHRFPPGTKGSTQENFCRPKDVPVQHFYCSKKEQLGKNHEEYIAGASPGSSKWQEASVGEMFLDFESVQIIKEDAEDDSASDLSDSERIPIPPSPCTPPELILRAEEIDPLCLEHIPEMGFKESEYYYPDFLPPPFNSWDLKQLATFAHVEGRAEFRPKPSGALEKYLERLLQLEWLQMQTVQSERGRAAKGRPQTAPGPSRGLKSPGKGKALLSPVPPRQAGPLEGAARLPRSCLGPRAEPCSEETRQARSPKVPERAGAAAAPQRQTGDGRRDLRKKPAAKQQLLNLQPPESSSKIQSVGNIRPPKQTPAFHGAAAPIKGLKTYTGTNPKKNGNASNYVPPKKTTVDRKIKTNGTKQTPRKFQ